The following proteins are co-located in the Synchiropus splendidus isolate RoL2022-P1 chromosome 14, RoL_Sspl_1.0, whole genome shotgun sequence genome:
- the terb1 gene encoding telomere repeats-binding bouquet formation protein 1 isoform X2 has translation MDNTAGGDDRRSSAKTDLSLLLECVKLQMACPDSQKQALITIHSICEKRGDNVDLLREMGGVMFLYNLSKSTNVHSEVKETALFTLATLAESNVDCKMSLCSEEAFLDLSAWLMKEDLPLRIKRVSVYLLSVLVADNKFGQTLAQTTGCLDNLLHLFRMNCPLSVEDADAEDSAHLNQLWVSLSSALCGCINNPQNRNGQQKCIVVFPFVKTWLEQISVARMDVFQPLCSFISTTVANNTHVQKTFSASGGLETLTLALVSLASGTEISLMWCQLSVIIAKTMTECITNNSFLASELAQYDVVPHLFSILGCPYLDCKDRVSILLTMAQCTEDCEEHQSQLVQCGGLPIIMSLMNEHESDAVRKTAAFIWQTCNQATTSLVDVPCETEEQEKTTPLKKMDAIRSSATEFLHRIEQLDKSHKVGPTFVGEEQNETSISASTHKTLHSPTTPDSHTSFEKIWKFDCKTAISATSVKKDEKTSATSDECFDSSSMVAPDRHSEGRLRLSCNATGMSVEGGRVAQRTARSCAAALTESVFFHSKKENNRFVLFFRRVFRSPPRRDLSKEFSRIYEQSENSIENISPQEKTLQSQIRCPGCVVAFENVKSHTFAHLLLTCPQICDMHVALHKATKKYRAQQCKLLGKNLGYNSEYLKTQHSGKASSASSEIRLTCNTVSERTTQNRHILNLRGISLTPWKKCTRSEASPSSTGSVPFKRPRLPPDPEHWVSYQEEGIEQKFCHGSKDFSPEEVHNLLCGVKEHGPSWSTILGSYSFKPGRTSEDLAKKYRRLKVL, from the exons GGGATAATGTGGACCTACTGAGAGAAATGGGGGGAGTGATGTTTTTGTACAATCTCTCAAAATCCACCAATGTGCATTCAGAAGTCAAGGAAACTGCGCTTTTTACACTTGCCACGTTAGCTGAGTCCAATG tggaCTGTAAGATGTCTCTGTGCAGCGAGGAGGCATTTCTAGACCTCTCTGCTTGGCTGATGAAAGAGGATCTCCCACTGCGGATCAAGAGAGTGTCTGTATATCTGCTGTCAGTGTTGGTGGCTGACAATA AGTTTGGGCAAACTTTAGCGCAGACAACAGGCTGTCTGGATAATCTGCTGCATCTCTTCAG GATGAACTGCCCGCTCTCAGTAGAGGATGCTGATGCAGAGGATTCAGCACACCTGAACCAACTCTGGGTGTCATTATCAAGTGCACTTTGTGGATGTATCAACAACCCACAGAATA GGAATGGTCAGCAGAAATGCATAGTAGTCTTCCCTTTTGTGAAAACCTGGCTTGAGCAGATTTCTGTGGCACGCATGGACGTTTTCCAGCCTTTATGCTCTTTCATATCGACGACTGTTGCCAACAACA CACATGTTCAGAAGACGTTTTCCGCCTCTGGGGGTTTGGAAACTCTCACTCTGGCGTTGGTTTCTTTGGCTTCTGGcactgagataagtttgatgtGGTGCCAACTAAGTGTCATTATAGCCAAAACAATGACTGAGTGTATCACGAACAACT CATTCCTGGCTTCAGAGTTGGCTCAGTATGATGTGGTTCCTCACCTCTTCTCCATTCTTGGCTGCCCATATCTTGACTGCAAGGACAGAGTCTCAATATTACTCACCATGGCGCAATGCACCGAAGACTGCG AGGAACACCAATCTCAGTTGGTGCAGTGTGGAGGCTTGCCAATAATTATGTCTTTAATGAACGAGCATGAGAGTGATGCTGTTCGGAAGACTGCAGCGTTTATATGGCAAACCTGTAACCAAGCCA CCACGTCGTTGGTTGATGTGCCTTGTGAGACAGAGGAGCAAGAAAAAACAACCCCCCTGAAAAAGATGGACGCCATCAGGAGCTCAGCCACAGAGTTCCTCCACCGAATTGAGCAGCTCGACAAGAGTCACAAAGTTGGACCGACATTTGTGGGCGAAGAGCAAAATGAGACAAGCATCTCTGCTTCAACTCACAAGACGCTCCACAGTCCAACCACTCCAGACTCACATACATCCTTTGAGAAAATTTGGAAGTTTGATTGCAAGACTGCCATTTCAGCCACCTCGGTAAAGAAAGACGAAAAGACATCTGCAACTTCAGATGAATGCTTTGATTCAAGCTCCATGGTGGCCCCAGATCGACACAGTGAAGGAAGATTGCGTTTATCTTGCAACGCTACAGGAATGTCAGTAGAGGGCGGCAGAGTGGCGCAAAGGACTGCGAGGTCTTGCGCTGCAGCTCTGAcggaaagtgtttttttccattctaaaaaagaaaataacaggtttgttttgtttttcagacgtGTCTTCAGGAGTCCACCGAGAAGGGACTTGTCCAAAGAGTTTTCACGCATTTATGAGCAGTCGGAGAATAGTATTGAGAACATCTCTCCACAGGAAAAAACATTGCAGTCTCAAATTAGATGCCCAG GTTGTGTTGTTGCATTTGAGAACGTTAAGAGCCACACCTTTGCCCATCTCCTGTTGACCTGCCCTCAGATCTGTGACATGCACGTGGCTCTGCATAAAGCCACAAAAAAATACAGGGCCCAACAATGCAAACTACTGGGAAAGAATTTGGGCTACAACTCTGAATATCTGAAAACCCAGCATAGTGGGAAAGCATCAAGTGCATCATCAG AGATCAGGCTGACTTGCAACACAGTTTCTGAACGGACAACACAAAATAGGCACATTCTGAATTTAAGAG GTATTTCATTGACCCCATGGAAGAAGTGCACAAGATCAGAAGCGTCTCCCAGCAGTACAG GTTCGGTACCCTTTAAAAGGCCTCGTCTCCCTCCAG ACCCGGAACATTGGGTGAGCTACCAAGAGGAAGGCATTGAGCAAAAGTTCTGTCATGGT AGCAAAGACTTCAGTCCTGAGGAGGTCCACAACCTCCTGTGTGGAGTGAAGGAGCACGGCCCCTCCTGGTCCACCATCTTGGGGTCATACTCCTTCAAACCAGGGCGAACAAGTGAAGACCTTGCAAAGAAATACAGACGTCTCAAGGTATTATAA